A part of Pirellulales bacterium genomic DNA contains:
- a CDS encoding GDP-mannose 4,6-dehydratase: MQRIAVLGSNSFSGSDFIDLLLESPDRQVLGISRSPEKIRLFLPYQPWSDGRFKFRQLDLNHDTDEILAELDRFQPEGIVNFAAQSEVAPSWHHPEHWFQTNVVALAKLLNPLKERRYLKKYVHISSPEVYGTCQGRVTEETPVNPSTPYAASKAAADLFLSTLFKNYHFPLVTIRATNVYGAHQQLWKIIPRSVIYLLTNRKISLDGGGTAVKSYIHIRDVSRGELLALERGQPGTMYHLSPDRGYAVRDVVERICTLLDRDFAASTITVGERLGQDAAYVIDSTRARQELGWHPQVDLDQGLRDVVSWVKQNFQEICGEPLEYRHAA; this comes from the coding sequence ATGCAAAGAATCGCCGTCCTCGGCAGCAATTCGTTTTCGGGCAGCGATTTCATCGACCTCTTGCTGGAATCGCCAGACCGGCAGGTGCTCGGCATCAGCCGGTCGCCGGAAAAGATCCGTTTGTTCTTGCCCTACCAACCCTGGAGCGACGGGCGGTTCAAGTTCCGCCAGCTCGACCTCAATCACGACACCGATGAAATTCTGGCCGAGTTGGATCGCTTCCAACCGGAGGGAATCGTCAACTTCGCGGCCCAAAGCGAAGTGGCGCCGAGCTGGCATCATCCCGAGCATTGGTTTCAGACGAACGTGGTGGCGTTGGCGAAATTGCTCAATCCGCTCAAAGAGCGGCGCTACCTGAAAAAGTACGTCCACATTTCGTCGCCCGAGGTCTATGGCACGTGCCAGGGCCGCGTGACGGAGGAGACGCCGGTCAATCCCAGCACGCCCTACGCCGCCTCGAAGGCGGCCGCCGATCTGTTTCTGTCCACGCTCTTCAAGAACTACCATTTCCCGCTGGTGACGATCCGGGCCACCAACGTCTACGGCGCCCATCAACAACTTTGGAAAATCATTCCCCGCTCGGTGATTTACTTGCTGACGAACCGCAAAATTTCGCTCGACGGCGGCGGGACGGCGGTGAAGTCGTATATTCACATCCGCGACGTATCGCGCGGCGAATTGTTGGCGCTGGAGCGGGGTCAGCCGGGCACGATGTATCACCTGTCGCCGGATCGGGGCTACGCAGTGCGCGACGTGGTCGAACGGATTTGCACACTGCTCGACCGCGACTTTGCCGCCTCGACAATCACGGTCGGCGAGCGGCTTGGCCAAGACGCCGCTTACGTGATCGATTCCACCCGTGCCCGGCAAGAGCTTGGCTGGCATCCACAGGTCGATCTTGATCAGGGGCTGCGGGACGTGGTGAGCTGGGTAAAACAGAACTTTCAGGAAATTTGCGGCGAGCCGCTGGAATACCGCCATGCGGCTTAG
- a CDS encoding transketolase C-terminal domain-containing protein has product MTRELKYFQAIQEATDLCMAADPSVYVIGLGATDPKGIFGTTLGLEQKYGGNRVMDMPCAENGMTGVVLGSALAGMRPIMVHQRTDFALLAMEQIVNQAAKWHSMFGGRTSAPLVIRLLVGRGWGQGPQHSQSLHAWFAHVPGLKVVLPSTPQDAKGLLISAVEDDNPVIFIEHRWLHNIRGPVAEGMVRVPIGEARVLRRGEDLTIVALSHMALEAHRAAQVLAREGIQAEVIDPRSIRPFDERCILESVRRTGRLLVADTSWRHAGFAAEVVARVAEELGGRLKCPPRRIALPECPTPTSPALAAKFYPTSSDIVSAACEMVQGRSWRPAAPLAHHCLDVPDPSFTGPF; this is encoded by the coding sequence ATGACTCGCGAACTGAAATACTTCCAGGCCATCCAGGAAGCCACCGACCTGTGCATGGCGGCCGATCCGTCGGTGTACGTCATCGGCCTGGGCGCGACCGATCCCAAGGGCATCTTCGGCACCACGCTCGGCCTGGAGCAGAAGTACGGCGGCAACCGCGTGATGGATATGCCCTGCGCCGAAAACGGCATGACGGGCGTCGTGCTTGGCTCGGCCTTGGCGGGCATGCGGCCGATCATGGTCCACCAGCGGACCGATTTCGCCTTGCTGGCGATGGAACAGATCGTCAACCAGGCGGCCAAGTGGCATTCCATGTTCGGCGGCCGCACGTCGGCGCCGCTGGTCATCCGCTTGTTGGTAGGCCGGGGTTGGGGCCAAGGTCCGCAACACTCTCAAAGCCTGCACGCCTGGTTTGCCCACGTGCCGGGCCTGAAGGTCGTGCTCCCCAGCACGCCCCAAGACGCCAAGGGACTGCTGATCTCGGCGGTCGAAGACGACAACCCGGTGATCTTCATCGAGCACCGCTGGCTGCACAACATCCGCGGGCCGGTGGCCGAGGGAATGGTTCGCGTGCCGATCGGCGAGGCGCGCGTGCTCCGCCGCGGCGAAGACCTTACCATCGTGGCTCTCTCGCACATGGCACTCGAAGCGCACCGCGCCGCCCAGGTGCTGGCCCGAGAAGGCATTCAGGCCGAAGTGATCGATCCGCGCAGCATCCGGCCCTTCGACGAGCGGTGCATCCTCGAGTCGGTGCGGCGCACCGGCCGGTTGCTGGTGGCCGACACAAGCTGGCGGCACGCGGGCTTTGCGGCCGAGGTGGTGGCGCGGGTCGCCGAGGAACTGGGCGGCCGCTTGAAGTGTCCGCCGCGGCGGATTGCCTTGCCGGAATGTCCCACGCCGACCAGCCCGGCTCTGGCGGCCAAGTTTTATCCGACGTCGTCCGACATTGTGTCCGCGGCCTGCGAAATGGTGCAAGGCCGCAGTTGGCGCCCGGCCGCGCCGCTGGCGCACCATTGTCTGGATGTGCCCGACCCAAGCTTCACGGGGCCGTTTTAA
- a CDS encoding thiamine pyrophosphate-dependent dehydrogenase E1 component subunit alpha translates to MQKELTRRLFRSMLRIRLVEEGIAELYAEQQMRCPVHLCIGQEAVAAGVCDLLSADDRVMSTHRAHGHYLAKGGNLPAMLAEMYGKARGCSGGFGGSMHLIDLAAGFLGAAPIVGSTIPICVGVAFGSVLRGEERVVAAFFGEGATEEGAFHEALNFAALKRLPVLFVCENNLYSVYSPLSVRQPAGRPVHRLAAAHGVDSRQGDGNDVEQVRAMTQDAVGQIRSGAGPVFLEFATYRWREHCGPNFDNGLGYRTEEEFARWRALCPIERLRRRGIENGSLSEADIERWSDEIRAEFAAAVAYAKASPWPEAATMLEKVYASPKPADANRRAA, encoded by the coding sequence GTGCAGAAAGAACTCACTCGGCGGCTGTTCCGCTCGATGCTCCGCATCCGCCTGGTCGAAGAGGGCATTGCCGAGCTTTACGCCGAACAGCAGATGCGCTGCCCCGTGCATCTGTGCATCGGTCAGGAAGCCGTGGCGGCGGGCGTGTGCGATCTGCTGAGCGCGGACGACCGGGTGATGAGCACTCACCGCGCGCACGGCCATTATCTGGCTAAGGGAGGCAACCTGCCGGCCATGCTGGCCGAGATGTATGGCAAGGCCAGGGGGTGCTCCGGCGGCTTCGGCGGGTCGATGCACCTGATCGATCTGGCGGCCGGTTTTCTGGGCGCCGCACCCATCGTCGGCAGCACCATTCCGATTTGCGTGGGCGTGGCCTTCGGCTCGGTGCTGCGTGGCGAAGAGCGCGTGGTGGCGGCTTTCTTCGGCGAGGGCGCCACGGAGGAGGGCGCCTTTCACGAAGCCTTGAATTTCGCCGCCCTCAAGCGGCTGCCCGTGCTGTTTGTCTGCGAGAACAACCTCTATTCCGTCTATTCCCCACTGTCGGTGAGGCAGCCGGCGGGTCGGCCGGTCCATCGCCTTGCCGCGGCTCACGGCGTCGACAGCCGGCAAGGCGACGGCAACGACGTCGAGCAGGTGCGTGCCATGACGCAGGATGCGGTCGGTCAGATTCGATCGGGCGCCGGACCCGTCTTCCTCGAGTTTGCCACTTATCGCTGGCGGGAGCATTGCGGTCCGAACTTCGATAACGGCCTCGGCTATCGCACGGAAGAAGAGTTTGCCCGCTGGCGGGCGCTGTGCCCGATCGAGCGCCTGCGCCGACGCGGCATCGAGAATGGCTCGCTCTCGGAAGCGGACATCGAGCGGTGGTCGGACGAGATCCGGGCGGAGTTCGCCGCGGCGGTGGCTTACGCCAAAGCGAGTCCCTGGCCGGAGGCGGCCACGATGCTCGAAAAGGTTTATGCCTCCCCAAAGCCCGCCGATGCGAATCGGCGAGCGGCATAA
- a CDS encoding methyltransferase domain-containing protein — MRLTDSASGLVEWAVERALTDDGLLRLANRRLLPRAINFGGGPAFSALGWHNLDEAGPCEAAFRFSPDCRVPLPDVSVSTVYSSHTLEHLDAPTVDRVLAEAWRILRSAGRLVIKLPDFDRTLECWRNGDASFFRDELWNFNAVTPTWPTRGIEDTLERRASMIFCGFWNDEYGDHFSGRINSHPGAYHGPAVVDEEELDTLVGDRTPAQISAYLRDSVQQKETSFKFNHQNAWGRAELRSLLDRSGFDVVTSDKNVAAVCCADIPDIRSMFEQSSYTVAVARK; from the coding sequence ATGCGGCTGACCGATAGCGCCTCGGGCTTGGTCGAATGGGCGGTTGAACGCGCGCTGACCGACGACGGACTGCTGCGGCTGGCGAATCGCAGGCTGCTGCCGCGTGCGATCAACTTCGGCGGCGGGCCGGCATTCTCGGCGTTAGGATGGCACAACCTCGATGAAGCCGGACCGTGCGAAGCGGCATTTCGATTCTCGCCCGACTGTCGCGTTCCGTTGCCCGACGTGAGCGTGAGCACGGTCTATAGCTCGCACACGCTCGAACATCTCGACGCTCCGACGGTGGATCGAGTTCTTGCCGAGGCGTGGCGCATTCTCCGCTCAGCAGGACGCTTGGTCATTAAGCTGCCCGACTTCGACCGTACGCTGGAGTGTTGGCGAAATGGCGACGCGTCGTTTTTTCGCGATGAACTGTGGAACTTCAACGCCGTCACACCGACTTGGCCCACTCGCGGCATCGAAGATACACTCGAACGGCGAGCGTCGATGATTTTTTGCGGATTCTGGAACGACGAGTACGGTGATCATTTCAGCGGCCGGATCAACTCGCATCCTGGTGCCTACCACGGGCCAGCCGTGGTCGATGAAGAAGAGTTAGATACTCTCGTCGGCGATCGTACACCCGCGCAGATAAGCGCGTATCTGCGCGATTCCGTCCAGCAAAAGGAAACGAGTTTTAAGTTCAACCATCAGAACGCCTGGGGCCGTGCCGAGTTGAGATCGTTGCTCGATCGCTCAGGGTTCGATGTGGTTACGAGCGACAAGAATGTAGCGGCGGTCTGCTGCGCAGACATCCCGGACATCCGCTCGATGTTTGAGCAAAGCAGTTACACTGTGGCCGTTGCAAGAAAGTAG
- a CDS encoding FkbM family methyltransferase produces MTKKGPGMLNSPILDSLMSTLPAIHDRHAPSGGLYTLLKQVARREIESLFKADLPEAGFGPFGHLTFPYEAMGAVDSLSLFDLDELILFSFYWCHRHRYRRVADIGANIGLHSIVLSRCGFEVRSFEPDPTHFRLLKRNLALNGCPRVTPVNAAVSRNTGTMEFVRVLGNTTGSHLAGAKPSPYGELQRFPVDVEAIGPIIDWADLVKLDVEGHEAEILLATNESHWRKTDAVVEIGSAANARAVFDHLRTCGVRLFTQKQNWQPVDDLSMMPTSYRDGSLFITCKNEMPWSAPALVAERNAS; encoded by the coding sequence ATGACCAAGAAAGGTCCGGGCATGCTGAATAGCCCTATTCTCGACTCGTTAATGAGCACGCTACCGGCGATTCACGATCGGCATGCGCCCAGCGGCGGCTTGTACACGTTGCTCAAGCAGGTCGCGCGCCGAGAGATCGAAAGCCTGTTCAAGGCCGACCTGCCCGAGGCCGGCTTCGGCCCGTTCGGCCATTTAACGTTTCCTTACGAAGCGATGGGCGCGGTCGATTCGCTCAGCCTGTTCGATCTCGATGAGCTGATCTTGTTCAGCTTTTACTGGTGCCACCGGCACCGTTATCGGCGCGTGGCCGATATTGGGGCCAACATCGGCCTGCACTCGATCGTGCTCAGCCGCTGTGGATTCGAGGTGCGCTCGTTCGAGCCCGATCCGACCCATTTTCGACTGCTGAAACGCAATCTGGCTTTGAACGGCTGCCCGCGAGTGACGCCCGTCAACGCCGCCGTGTCGCGCAACACAGGGACGATGGAATTCGTCCGCGTGCTGGGCAATACGACCGGCAGCCACTTGGCAGGTGCGAAGCCGTCGCCCTACGGCGAATTGCAACGCTTCCCCGTCGACGTCGAAGCGATCGGGCCGATCATCGACTGGGCCGACCTGGTCAAACTCGACGTCGAGGGCCACGAAGCCGAAATCCTGCTGGCGACAAACGAGAGCCATTGGCGCAAGACCGACGCGGTCGTCGAAATCGGCAGCGCGGCCAACGCTCGTGCGGTCTTCGATCACCTGCGTACATGCGGCGTGCGGTTATTTACCCAGAAACAGAATTGGCAACCGGTCGACGATCTGTCGATGATGCCGACAAGCTACCGCGACGGCTCGCTGTTTATCACTTGCAAGAACGAGATGCCCTGGAGCGCGCCGGCGCTGGTCGCAGAACGCAATGCCTCGTAG
- a CDS encoding SDR family oxidoreductase: MPELPRRIIISASSDIGHALADEWLSAGCEVHGTFRTESGAVDELRRRGASLIHCDVADCTSVARACGALRKRGQWNVLVLAAGAIEPIGPFVDCDFARWSESIQVNFTGQMQVLRELLPARRRGAALPPLALLFAGGGANGATLNYSAYTLSKVALVKAVELLAAEVTDCRFAIVGPGWVNTKIHQATLDAGPRAGENLRRTQEKLARGDWVPLRRVVDCCNWLVAAPSEVINGRNFSTAFDAWGDSRLDELLKADHDMYKLRRAGNEKGVRHQASGVRKIAQ; this comes from the coding sequence ATGCCCGAACTGCCTCGGCGAATCATCATTTCGGCCTCCAGCGACATTGGTCATGCCCTGGCCGACGAGTGGCTCTCGGCGGGGTGTGAGGTCCATGGCACGTTTCGCACCGAGAGTGGGGCTGTCGATGAACTCAGGCGCCGGGGCGCCAGTTTAATTCACTGCGATGTTGCGGATTGCACGTCGGTCGCGCGCGCCTGTGGCGCGTTGCGAAAGCGGGGCCAATGGAACGTGCTTGTCCTGGCTGCCGGCGCGATCGAGCCGATCGGCCCTTTTGTGGACTGCGACTTTGCCCGGTGGTCGGAATCGATCCAGGTGAACTTCACCGGGCAGATGCAGGTGTTGCGCGAGCTGCTCCCTGCGCGGCGGCGCGGCGCCGCCCTCCCACCGCTGGCGCTTCTCTTTGCAGGCGGCGGTGCCAACGGCGCCACGCTGAATTATTCGGCGTACACGTTATCGAAGGTCGCTTTGGTCAAGGCGGTGGAACTGTTGGCGGCGGAAGTTACGGACTGCCGTTTTGCGATCGTCGGACCCGGTTGGGTGAATACGAAGATCCATCAAGCGACGCTCGATGCGGGACCGCGTGCGGGCGAGAACCTGCGACGCACGCAGGAGAAACTGGCCCGCGGCGACTGGGTGCCGTTGCGCCGCGTGGTCGATTGCTGCAATTGGCTCGTCGCCGCGCCCAGCGAAGTGATCAACGGTCGCAACTTCAGCACCGCCTTCGACGCTTGGGGCGATTCGCGCCTCGATGAGTTGCTGAAAGCCGACCACGATATGTATAAGCTGCGTCGCGCAGGAAATGAAAAAGGCGTCAGGCATCAGGCGTCAGGCGTCAGGAAGATCGCTCAATGA